In Brachypodium distachyon strain Bd21 chromosome 2, Brachypodium_distachyon_v3.0, whole genome shotgun sequence, one genomic interval encodes:
- the LOC100838088 gene encoding receptor-like protein kinase HERK 1 — protein MLGRRRKLQSAALLVFYFCSSAGIICRAQLDQFKPADSYLVDCGSAKGTTVTERNFAADGASPVTVSTSQEILAGTSANGVSSFDNSALYQTARIFTSPSSYTFPINKQGRHFVRLYFFPFIYQSYDLSSAKFTVSTQDVLLLSDFQQPDKTAPLFKEYSLNITRDNLIISFKPSNGIAFINAIEVVSVPDDLIADVAQMVNPVQQYSGLSTQSLETVYRVNMGGPKVTANNDTLSRTWLSDQKFILNPSVTKKVVYGKAIKYKNGGATPLTAPDIVYGTATELAASNTSNALFNMTWQFDVDAGFSYLIRFHFCDIVSKALNQLYFNAYVGGFFAQHDLDLSEQSMNQLATAIYVDVVLSSNDASSKLSISIGPSTLNNAFPDGILNGLEVMKMGSGSGSAFTVGSSGAKKNLVVITGSVLGVIGLLVIILVLVLLCRRKKTDDKTHSKTWMPFSINGLTSLSTGSRTSYGTTLTSGLNGSFGYRFAFNVLQEATNNFDENWVIGVGGFGKVYKGVLRDDTKVAVKRGNPKSQQGLNEFRTEIELLSRLRHRHLVSLIGYCDERNEMILVYEYMENGTVKSHLYGSDNPSLNWKQRLEICIGAARGLHYLHTGSAKAIIHRDVKSANILLDENFLAKVADFGLSKTGPELDQTHVSTAVKGSFGYLDPEYFRRQQLTEKSDVYSFGVVMLEVLCARPVIDPTLPREMVNLAEWGMKWQKRGELHQIVDQRLSSTIRPDSLRKFGETVEKCLADYGVERPSMGDVLWNLEYVLQLQDADSSTVSDVNSMNRIVDLSSQVQHVGALESISVTMAEAGASHEPDHDLSDVSMSRVFSQLIKAEGR, from the coding sequence CTCGGCCAATGGGGTGTCCTCTTTCGACAACTCGGCACTTTACCAGACGGCGCGCATATTCACGAGCCCGTCGTCCTATACCTTCCCGATCAATAAGCAAGGCCGGCATTTCGTCCGTCTCTACTTCTTCCCTTTCATCTACCAGAGCTATGATCTCTCCAGCGCCAAGTTTACGGTGTCGACCCAAGATGTGCTTCTGCTTAGTGACTTCCAGCAGCCAGACAAGACTGCACCACTGTTCAAGGAATACTCTTTGAACATCACCCGTGACAATCTTATTATCTCCTTCAAGCCGTCGAACGGAATTGCCTTCATCAATGCAATTGAAGTGGTTTCGGTCCCAGACGATCTCATAGCTGATGTTGCCCAGATGGTCAACCCTGTGCAGCAGTACAGCGGTTTGTCTACGCAGTCATTGGAGACGGTGTATCGCGTCAATATGGGTGGTCCAAAGGTCACTGCGAACAATGATACCCTCTCAAGGACATGGCTGAGTGATCAGAAGTTCATACTGAACCCTAGTGTGACCAAAAAGGTTGTTTATGGCAAGGCAATCAAGTACAAGAATGGTGGAGCAACGCCACTGACTGCCCCTGATATTGTCTATGGTACAGCAACAGAATTGGCTGCTTCAAATACATCCAATGCACTTTTCAACATGACGTGGCAGTTTGATGTAGATGCAGGGTTTAGCTATTTGATAAGATTTCACTTCTGTGATATTGTCAGTAAGGCACTTAACCAGCTCTACTTTAATGCATATGTGGGGGGTTTCTTTGCACAACATGATCTTGATCTCTCAGAACAATCGATGAATCAATTGGCTACTGCTATCTATGTTGATGTGGTTCTTTCATCTAACGATGCATCTAGCAAGCTCAGCATCAGCATTGGTCCATCTACCTTGAACAACGCATTCCCTGATGGCATTCTAAATGGCCTTGAGGTTATGAAGATGGGCAGTGGCTCAGGTTCTGCTTTTACTGTTGGATCTTCTGGTGCAAAGAAAAATCTGGTTGTGATTACTGGTTCAGTCCTTGGGGTTATTGGACTTTTGGTAATTATCCTTGTGCTGGTACTGCTTtgccggaggaagaagactgATGACAAGACACACTCCAAGACTTGGATGCCTTTCTCTATTAATGGTCTCACATCTCTCAGTACAGGAAGTAGAACTTCTTATGGTACTACTCTCACATCAGGTCTGAATGGAAGCTTTGGATATCGATTTGCCTTCAATGTTCTCCAAGAAGCAACAAACAATTTTGACGAGAACTGGGTCATTGGAGTTGGAGGTTTTGGGAAAGTGTACAAGGGAGTGTTGAGGGATGACACGAAGGTTGCAGTGAAGCGAGGAAACCCCAAGTCTCAGCAAGGTCTTAATGAGTTCCGTACAGAGATTGAGCTCCTTTCACGTTTGCGTCACCGTCATCTGGTGTCTCTGATTGGGTACTGTGATGAAAGGAATGAGATGATCTTGGTATATGAATATATGGAGAATGGGACCGTCAAAAGCCACCTATATGGTTCAGACAACCCATCGCTCAACTGGAAGCAGCGCTTGGAGATCTGCATTGGAGCTGCAAGGGGGTTACACTATCTTCATACTGGTTCTGCAAAGGCCATTATCCACCGTGATGTCAAGTCTGCAAACATCTTGCTTGATGAGAATTTCCTTGCAAAAGTTGCTGACTTTGGGCTATCAAAGACTGGGCCTGAGCTTGATCAAACTCATGTCAGCACTGCAGTGAAGGGTAGCTTTGGGTATCTTGACCCTGAATATTTTCGAAGGCAGCAGCTGACTGAGAAGTCAGATGTCTATTCCTTTGGCGttgtcatgctggaggtgcttTGCGCGAGGCCGGTGATTGACCCTACACTCCCGAGGGAAATGGTGAATCTAGCAGAGTGGGGAATGAAATGGCAGAAGAGAGGAGAGTTGCATCAGATCGTTGATCAGAGACTTTCCAGTACGATCAGGCCGGATTCTCTAAGGAAGTTTGGTGAAACAGTAGAGAAGTGCCTGGCAGACTACGGTGTGGAGCGGCCGTCGATGGGAGATGTCCTATGGAACTTGGAGTATGTCCTGCAGCTCCAAGATGCAGATTCTTCAACAGTATCAGACGTGAACAGCATGAACCGGATCGTTGACCTCTCGTCGCAGGTTCAGCATGTGGGTGCTCTTGAGAGCATCAGCGTGACTATGGCAGAAGCTGGGGCTTCACACGAGCCTGACCACGACCTTTCCGATGTGTCGATGAGCAGGGTTTTCTCTCAGCTAATCAAAGCTGAGGGAAGGTGA